In Candidatus Thorarchaeota archaeon, the sequence GCCCTTGCTTGAGTACTCATGGGGGATTGATGACCACGAGCTAGGGGTGTCGCACATCATACGTGGAAAGGACCTTGTCAAGGAGGGCAAGATGGAACAGAGAATCTGGCAGATATATGGGTGGCAGCAGCCAGAGCTCGTATACTACGGTCGTCTGAAGTTCCAGGACGCAAAGCTGAGCAAGAGCAAGTCGAGAAAGGAGGTCTTGGAGGGCACATATGCAGGATGGGATGACCCGCGGACCTGGAGCCTTCAGTCACTGGTCAAGAGAGGAATTGCTGCTGATGCTCTGAGGAAGGCCATGCTGGACCTGGGACTCAGTATGGTCGACATCTCGCTCTCGATGAACGCGGTGTACTCGGAGAACAGGAAGCTTAGAGATGCTGAGGCGCCCAGGTTGTTCTTTGTCTCCGACCCAGTGTGGCTCGACATAGCGGATGTGCCAGCCGAGCTGGAACACGCAGAGGCACCGGTTCATCCAGACTTCCCTGAGCGGGGTGTACGGAGGATTCCTGTCACTAGGCACGAGGGGAGAGCTGTGGTAGGCATTCAGAGGGTTGACTATACTCGTGCCGAGAATGGTGGCTTACTGCGTCTGAAGGACTTCATCAACGTGACACTTCATAAGGGCAAGAAGCCTCGTGCGAGCTTCAACAATCTGAGTGTCGAGGCTGCCCTCAAGGTCAAGGCACCTATCATTCAGTGGGTTCCAAAGGAGGACACCGTACCAGTTGAGCTAACAATGATAGACGGTCAAGTCCTTCAGGGGCTCGCAGAACCGGATGCCCGCAGATTGAGCGCTGGCGTCTTCGTGCAGTTCGAGAGGTATGGCTTCGCAAGGATATTCGAGGTTGGTGATGTAATCCGAGCGGCCTTTGCTCACAAGTGAGCTGAGCAGCCAAAGCGCACTTATAGTGCCTGCTGCGTATAGAAGGCAGACCCACGATGTCCAAGAAGAAGCCCGTAGCATCGAAGAAGGCAAAGCCTTCGTTGTCACCTGCCTTGTTCAAGACGACAGGTGCGAGTGTGCCCATAAAAGTCGATGACAAGAAAAAGAGGACCTTCTACTTCGACGCGAAGATCACGCCTGAGAAGGCAAAGAACCTTGCCGCAAAGGACGGTGCTGAGATACTCGGTGTATCTCCCGATAAGGTCTCCGTAGGTGCTCCATCTCTCAAGTACGACTTCTACTGCGTATACGATGCGACAATGACAGTGAAGTTCCTGAGGGTGCGGCACCAAGAGATTAGTGTGAACGAAGAAGTGGCAGGTGTTGCAGTGGGAGGTTCTGTTCTCACTCCAAAGAAGGCCTCGGACATGCCGGGGAAGTCGGTGGAGATCGAGATTGTGGAGCTGTTTGAGATAACTCGAAAGGACTCGATGGTACTGGACGGCACGACTGGTAGCCCCGCGCGCTCACTGGAAACACTCATCAAGGGGGCCGGCAAGAAGCCTGCAACTGCTGCATGGATCAGCAAGGCGTCCGTCAGTCCGGGAAAACTCAACAGTGTGGACAACGTTGTCAAGGAACTGAGAAGTGTCGCCAAGGCACCCAAGGAGGCCAAGCGTGTCGTTGAACACATCCTGCA encodes:
- a CDS encoding glutamate--tRNA ligase, coding for MTDLEDEVRRFVLENAVKYEGKPNVKSVMSALLGARADLRSRAKEVREVVERLVTEVERMSVDAQRAQLMRIAPGLLESKKETAAEEKELPDLPGVDKWPRVVMRLAPFPSGPLHIGNSRMVILNDYYVKRYDGELILVFDDTIGSTDKQIEPAAYDLIPEGLDYLGVRYHRTVYKSDRLDLFYRYAVDLLQRGYAYVCDCDSEVWRTQHKTKKIACACRSSGPEENLARWEKMLDGTYPEKGAAVRLKTGMDDPDPAMRDHVILRISETPHPRVGSKYRVWPLLEYSWGIDDHELGVSHIIRGKDLVKEGKMEQRIWQIYGWQQPELVYYGRLKFQDAKLSKSKSRKEVLEGTYAGWDDPRTWSLQSLVKRGIAADALRKAMLDLGLSMVDISLSMNAVYSENRKLRDAEAPRLFFVSDPVWLDIADVPAELEHAEAPVHPDFPERGVRRIPVTRHEGRAVVGIQRVDYTRAENGGLLRLKDFINVTLHKGKKPRASFNNLSVEAALKVKAPIIQWVPKEDTVPVELTMIDGQVLQGLAEPDARRLSAGVFVQFERYGFARIFEVGDVIRAAFAHK